One stretch of Paenibacillus sp. AN1007 DNA includes these proteins:
- the cbiB gene encoding adenosylcobinamide-phosphate synthase CbiB, which produces MGGAWVIILAYILDRCIGDPRWIPHPVIGMGKAISALERVIRLRVNTDAGLKKAGILFPILIAGGSFAVTWGLLLLLGKIHPLLAAAAEIVLIATTIASKGLRDAGMEVYRHLKQQDWPAARRSLSMIVGRDTAHLDEPEVVRGTVETVAENIVDAIVSPLFYALIGGAPLAMAYRAVNTLDSMVGYKNEKYLHLGWASARLDDWANWIPARVTAALLIVGARVLRLDARGAARMVARDARLHPSPNSGFPESAVAGALGIRLGGHNVYHGIASFRAYMGEAARPMEAEDIVRTTRLMFWSAGAFVGLCFLATMGVWLIGGALLW; this is translated from the coding sequence ATGGGGGGGGCTTGGGTTATCATTCTGGCGTATATACTAGACCGATGCATTGGAGACCCGCGCTGGATTCCGCATCCGGTTATCGGTATGGGGAAAGCCATCTCGGCTCTGGAGCGTGTAATTCGATTACGTGTGAACACAGATGCAGGTCTGAAAAAAGCCGGAATCTTGTTCCCGATCTTGATTGCAGGTGGTTCTTTTGCCGTCACCTGGGGTCTTTTGCTGCTGCTTGGTAAGATTCATCCCCTTTTAGCGGCTGCAGCCGAAATCGTTCTGATCGCCACCACGATTGCTTCCAAAGGTTTAAGAGACGCAGGAATGGAAGTATATCGTCATCTGAAACAGCAGGATTGGCCTGCCGCACGGCGTTCCCTGAGCATGATTGTTGGACGTGATACCGCACATCTGGACGAGCCCGAGGTGGTCCGGGGAACGGTGGAGACGGTCGCGGAAAATATTGTTGATGCCATCGTGTCCCCTCTGTTCTATGCGCTCATTGGCGGCGCTCCGCTGGCTATGGCTTACCGGGCTGTCAATACGCTGGACTCCATGGTTGGTTATAAAAACGAAAAATATCTGCATCTTGGCTGGGCCTCTGCCCGTCTGGATGATTGGGCAAACTGGATTCCTGCGCGCGTAACCGCCGCACTGTTAATTGTAGGCGCACGGGTGCTCAGGCTGGATGCCCGAGGTGCAGCACGCATGGTTGCCCGTGATGCGAGGCTGCATCCCAGTCCCAATAGCGGTTTTCCCGAATCGGCAGTGGCCGGAGCACTTGGCATTCGGCTGGGCGGACATAACGTGTATCACGGTATTGCCTCGTTTCGTGCTTATATGGGCGAGGCTGCGCGGCCGATGGAGGCCGAAGATATTGTACGAACGACAAGGCTAATGTTTTGGTCAGCTGGCGCTTTTGTGGGCCTTTGTTTCTTAGCAACCATGGGTGTGTGGTTAATAGGAGGTGCGCTATTGTGGTAA
- a CDS encoding EamA family transporter — translation MVGIAFTVMCLVFGTTFLAIKVGVEAGMPPFLSAGLRFVIAGALMFTWMRMKGHVKMSLLWRKEMLITGAGLTFGTFATLYWAEQHVSSGVGAILSATGPLMIMLMQTALLRQKTSARMLVGCLIGFTGVVLVVLPGVSLGAGSLFLWGCIAVLIGEVCYSAGTLYSKKVIHQFSSMSPVAINAVQMMYGGVLLFILSALTESWNMSALDVLPAVSSVIYLTVIGSMVGHSLFYWIMSRTNPLFPATWLYISPPIAVGLGAVVYGEHVSWITWVGVVLVISGLLAMNDKVSSWLKKGKRTKVIVQGS, via the coding sequence ATGGTGGGGATTGCATTTACCGTAATGTGTCTTGTTTTCGGGACAACGTTTCTGGCGATTAAGGTTGGAGTTGAGGCAGGCATGCCGCCTTTCCTCTCAGCGGGACTGCGGTTTGTGATAGCAGGAGCATTGATGTTTACATGGATGAGGATGAAGGGGCATGTGAAAATGTCCTTGTTGTGGCGCAAAGAAATGCTGATTACCGGAGCAGGTCTGACCTTCGGCACGTTTGCCACGTTATATTGGGCTGAACAGCATGTCAGCTCTGGCGTGGGTGCCATCCTATCGGCTACAGGCCCGCTGATGATTATGCTCATGCAGACAGCGCTACTGCGGCAGAAAACATCGGCTCGCATGCTTGTTGGCTGCCTGATTGGTTTTACAGGCGTTGTGCTTGTTGTTTTGCCAGGCGTATCGCTGGGAGCAGGGTCTTTATTTTTGTGGGGATGCATCGCTGTGTTGATAGGGGAAGTATGTTATTCGGCAGGTACGCTTTATTCCAAAAAAGTCATTCATCAATTCAGTTCGATGAGTCCTGTTGCGATTAATGCGGTGCAGATGATGTATGGCGGCGTGTTGTTATTTATCCTGTCAGCGTTGACGGAGTCGTGGAACATGTCGGCACTCGATGTACTGCCTGCGGTATCATCTGTGATATATCTGACCGTAATCGGTTCGATGGTCGGGCACAGTCTGTTCTACTGGATCATGTCGCGCACAAATCCATTGTTCCCGGCAACGTGGCTGTACATCTCTCCACCGATCGCGGTTGGGCTTGGGGCAGTTGTTTACGGAGAGCATGTCAGCTGGATTACCTGGGTTGGTGTAGTGCTGGTGATCTCTGGCCTGCTGGCTATGAATGATAAGGTGAGCAGCTGGTTGAAGAAAGGGAAACGTACGAAGGTGATTGTGCAAGGCTCCTAG
- a CDS encoding histidine phosphatase family protein, with protein sequence MVIKEGQEQSDPDSSESEQNGSQHGELEQFGSKQSSSKRSIVLIRHGTTQWNVEKRYLGHTDIGLLPGAQEELALLSRQCRNLTWDAVYCSDLLRCRQTLAYTAPQAAAQAKLDARLRENDFGQWEGLTYEQLQHNPLYRRWIDQPQEVAPPEGEAWPSFAGRIDSFLHEHIWSGRTSHRTLIVTHGGVIRYMLSRLIEGVGFWDTHVIPGQAIQVYIEKQGNRWLGSRVNFPSIGL encoded by the coding sequence GTGGTAATTAAAGAAGGGCAGGAGCAAAGTGATCCAGACTCTAGTGAATCAGAACAGAATGGATCGCAGCACGGTGAGTTAGAACAGTTTGGATCAAAACAGTCTTCGTCAAAGCGGAGCATTGTACTGATCCGTCATGGAACAACCCAGTGGAATGTGGAAAAAAGATACCTGGGGCATACCGACATTGGTCTGCTGCCGGGTGCTCAAGAAGAGCTGGCTCTGCTAAGCCGGCAGTGCCGCAATCTTACATGGGACGCCGTATACTGCAGTGACCTTCTTCGCTGTCGTCAGACCTTGGCGTACACCGCGCCTCAGGCTGCTGCACAGGCAAAGTTGGATGCGCGCCTGCGCGAGAATGATTTTGGACAATGGGAAGGTTTGACCTACGAGCAGCTGCAGCATAATCCGCTCTACCGGCGCTGGATCGATCAACCGCAGGAGGTTGCGCCGCCTGAAGGGGAAGCATGGCCGTCATTCGCGGGACGAATAGATTCTTTTCTGCATGAACATATCTGGTCAGGCCGGACTTCACATAGAACATTGATTGTGACACATGGCGGAGTCATCCGTTACATGCTGTCCCGTCTTATTGAAGGTGTTGGATTCTGGGATACACATGTGATCCCGGGACAGGCGATTCAGGTATACATTGAAAAGCAGGGGAACCGCTGGCTTGGCAGCCGTGTGAATTTTCCGTCTATCGGCTTGTAA
- a CDS encoding GntR family transcriptional regulator, producing the protein MNIRISNASSDPIYIQILSQIRQHILNGKLAAGDSLPSIRQLAKDLQVSVITTKRVYEELEKEQLIDSVVGKGSFVSGANQEFIRERRMKQLEAKMLEVIQESRELGIKSQDLIHHLTLLLEEE; encoded by the coding sequence GTGAATATACGGATATCCAATGCATCAAGCGACCCCATCTATATCCAGATTTTATCCCAGATCCGTCAGCATATTTTGAACGGAAAACTTGCAGCAGGAGATAGTCTGCCTTCGATCCGTCAGCTTGCGAAGGATTTGCAAGTCAGCGTTATTACAACGAAACGTGTATACGAAGAGCTGGAGAAAGAGCAGCTGATTGATTCCGTTGTTGGCAAGGGAAGCTTCGTATCCGGAGCAAATCAGGAATTTATCCGGGAGAGGCGAATGAAACAATTGGAAGCCAAGATGCTTGAAGTCATTCAGGAGAGCAGGGAACTGGGCATTAAATCGCAGGATTTGATCCATCATCTTACTTTGTTACTGGAGGAGGAATAA
- a CDS encoding ABC-2 transporter permease → MLNLLRKDFIALRGALWILAVYIVVFSWAFIPQMEWSMYIVGIYTAFGSTVLITMIDITNHNHNFLVTLPVSRKQIVQAKFLSSILTALCGVLVSYGIHKLINLNYPELNKPNHSPLDILISMGIVLVLVSVYMPLFYALSKKGAMIINIIFLVCLVILAQPAAFIFKVVGKEGLITAPVIIGISTAVIGMFFLSYMVTIRLFERKDL, encoded by the coding sequence ATGCTTAATCTGCTTCGCAAAGACTTTATCGCGCTGAGAGGTGCTTTGTGGATTCTTGCTGTGTATATTGTTGTTTTCAGTTGGGCTTTTATCCCGCAGATGGAATGGTCCATGTATATCGTTGGGATATATACGGCTTTTGGTTCAACTGTGCTTATTACGATGATTGACATCACCAACCACAACCATAACTTTCTAGTCACGCTTCCGGTCAGCCGCAAACAGATCGTGCAGGCCAAATTTCTGTCTTCCATTCTCACTGCCCTGTGCGGAGTTCTTGTTTCCTACGGAATTCACAAGCTGATTAATTTGAATTATCCTGAACTGAACAAACCCAATCATTCCCCATTGGACATCCTCATTTCGATGGGTATAGTACTTGTGCTGGTGTCCGTTTACATGCCGCTTTTCTATGCACTTAGCAAAAAAGGGGCAATGATCATCAATATTATTTTTTTGGTCTGTCTGGTTATTCTGGCTCAGCCTGCTGCATTTATTTTCAAGGTGGTTGGTAAAGAAGGGCTGATTACAGCACCGGTCATTATAGGGATTTCCACTGCTGTTATAGGAATGTTTTTCTTATCGTATATGGTTACGATCCGCCTGTTCGAGAGAAAGGATCTATAG
- a CDS encoding adenosylcobinamide amidohydrolase, giving the protein MTLPFYNYFTHGKIGENVYVSSSWPGLHISAHERHIKAQIPHSASALSSAVYGGGMLELNRVFNIYVDKHYRCDDPPRDIAQALREWQEQADQCAGLLTAVRLEHTSIQEFTSSEFGLLCCTTAGVSNAARAGSERTVFDIHGQTQNRAPYIPGTINIMLWFNGRMTSGAMVNAVQTAVEAKARALADAGIADSENGLPATGTTTDAIVLAVRQNGDDIQPLHTYAGTATALGAVIGRLVYDTVTESLQAGLQWKERVGRQ; this is encoded by the coding sequence ATGACACTCCCGTTTTATAACTATTTTACACATGGAAAAATAGGCGAGAACGTCTATGTATCCTCTTCCTGGCCTGGGCTGCACATCTCTGCGCATGAACGGCATATCAAAGCACAGATTCCGCATTCTGCTTCTGCACTGTCCAGCGCAGTATATGGCGGCGGGATGCTTGAATTGAATCGCGTCTTTAACATTTATGTGGACAAACACTACCGCTGTGATGATCCACCCCGTGATATCGCTCAGGCGCTGCGTGAATGGCAGGAACAGGCCGATCAATGTGCCGGATTATTAACAGCTGTTAGGCTGGAGCATACCTCCATTCAGGAATTTACAAGTTCGGAATTCGGGCTGCTGTGCTGTACAACTGCCGGAGTATCGAATGCTGCACGTGCAGGTTCGGAGAGAACTGTTTTTGATATCCATGGGCAAACCCAAAACAGAGCTCCATATATCCCTGGCACAATTAATATCATGCTCTGGTTCAACGGCCGGATGACTTCGGGAGCAATGGTCAATGCGGTTCAGACGGCAGTGGAGGCCAAAGCTCGAGCGCTTGCGGATGCAGGCATTGCCGATTCGGAGAACGGACTGCCTGCCACAGGTACAACAACGGATGCCATTGTGCTTGCTGTTCGTCAGAACGGGGACGATATCCAGCCGCTTCACACTTACGCGGGTACAGCAACGGCTTTGGGGGCGGTCATCGGCAGACTGGTGTATGACACAGTGACCGAAAGTCTTCAGGCTGGACTGCAGTGGAAAGAGAGGGTAGGACGGCAATGA
- a CDS encoding lipoate--protein ligase — protein sequence MLFVDNQGITDPSVNLAIEEYILKHLPMEDDSYLLFYINRPSIIIGKHQNTIEEINIEYVQDNGVQVVRRLSGGGAVYHDLGNLNFSFITADDGQSFHNFRKFTQPVVEALHELGVNAELTGRNDLQVGEKKISGNAQFATRGRMFSHGTLMFDLNLEHVQASLNVNPEKFKSKSTKSVRSRVANIRDLIDTNLTIEEFRDELLRHIFRMEPQDVPQYKLTEKDWDKIKEISAERYNNWDWNYGLSPESNVKHTRKFPVGIIDLRMNIKDGRIEDIKIFGDFFGVGDVADIEDMLRGKRYDETEVRSALEGLNVKHYFGNLELEDFIGLVFLEE from the coding sequence ATGCTGTTTGTAGACAACCAGGGCATTACAGATCCTTCTGTAAACCTCGCGATTGAGGAATACATTCTGAAGCATCTGCCGATGGAGGATGACAGCTACCTGCTGTTTTACATCAACCGTCCGTCCATCATCATTGGCAAGCACCAAAATACGATTGAAGAAATTAATATCGAATACGTTCAGGATAACGGTGTGCAGGTGGTACGCCGTCTTTCCGGGGGCGGCGCAGTGTATCACGATCTGGGCAACCTGAACTTCAGTTTCATCACTGCGGATGACGGTCAATCCTTCCATAACTTCCGCAAGTTCACCCAGCCTGTGGTTGAAGCGCTGCACGAACTTGGCGTCAATGCCGAGTTGACCGGACGCAATGATCTGCAAGTCGGCGAAAAGAAAATTTCGGGCAACGCCCAATTTGCTACCCGCGGACGCATGTTCAGTCACGGCACGCTGATGTTTGATCTGAATCTGGAGCATGTTCAGGCATCCTTGAACGTCAATCCCGAGAAATTCAAATCCAAGAGCACCAAGTCGGTACGCAGCCGGGTTGCCAACATTCGTGATCTGATTGACACCAATCTGACGATTGAAGAGTTCCGTGATGAGCTGCTGCGTCATATTTTCCGCATGGAGCCGCAGGACGTTCCTCAGTACAAGCTGACCGAGAAGGACTGGGACAAAATCAAGGAAATCTCGGCCGAGCGTTATAACAACTGGGACTGGAACTACGGTCTGTCACCAGAAAGCAATGTGAAGCACACCCGCAAATTCCCGGTCGGCATCATTGATCTGCGCATGAACATCAAGGATGGACGCATCGAAGATATTAAAATTTTCGGCGATTTCTTCGGTGTTGGTGATGTGGCAGATATCGAGGACATGCTGCGCGGCAAGCGTTACGATGAGACTGAAGTGCGTTCAGCACTGGAAGGTCTGAATGTGAAGCATTACTTTGGCAACCTGGAGCTGGAAGACTTTATCGGCCTTGTTTTCCTGGAAGAATAA
- the cobD gene encoding threonine-phosphate decarboxylase CobD, with protein MTGYIEVFGHGGDVETAASRFGGSAADFLDYSANINPLGPPREVLEALQQGLHSVLRYPDPGHRAFKALLSERLGVTKKQISVANGAAESMALILLALAPRRVGTVEPGFSEYSTLARQFGAEVIHAAGREELNWQARTEDIEQLMEKVDLLFLGQPNNPNGVQYPVEVLHRLARKAEEKDTVLVIDEAFIDFIPVSRRQSLAPHLDKYPNVIIIRSMTKFYAIPGLRLGYALGSAAYIQAMTEKQVTWSVNGLALIAGEACLRSGERFEQETISHITRERARLITSLEMYGCSVTPGEANFILARVPEPWTAASIQEALGKRGILIRSCAMYPGLGAGHVRFAVKGAQANDRLLDVLGSVLERSKDQDACLASSDQAGQQSHKQHSEKGKGGKRS; from the coding sequence ATGACCGGTTATATCGAAGTATTCGGACATGGCGGAGATGTGGAGACGGCTGCTTCGCGATTTGGAGGCAGTGCGGCAGATTTCCTCGATTACAGCGCCAATATTAACCCGCTAGGACCGCCTAGAGAGGTGCTCGAAGCACTGCAGCAAGGTCTGCACTCCGTGCTTCGTTATCCTGATCCGGGCCATCGGGCATTCAAAGCACTGTTGAGTGAGCGTTTGGGGGTAACGAAGAAGCAGATTTCCGTAGCCAATGGAGCTGCCGAAAGCATGGCTCTGATTCTGCTGGCACTTGCTCCACGCAGAGTAGGAACGGTGGAACCGGGCTTTTCGGAGTACAGCACTTTGGCGCGGCAATTCGGTGCGGAGGTCATCCATGCAGCAGGCCGGGAAGAATTGAATTGGCAGGCGAGAACCGAAGATATCGAACAGTTGATGGAGAAGGTAGACCTGCTTTTCCTTGGACAGCCGAACAATCCAAACGGTGTGCAGTATCCGGTGGAAGTGCTTCACAGACTTGCCCGCAAAGCTGAAGAGAAGGATACGGTACTCGTTATTGACGAAGCCTTTATTGATTTTATTCCAGTTTCCCGGCGGCAGTCTCTTGCTCCGCATCTGGATAAATACCCGAATGTGATTATTATCCGCTCCATGACCAAGTTCTACGCTATTCCCGGACTGCGACTCGGATATGCCTTGGGGAGTGCAGCATACATACAGGCGATGACGGAGAAACAGGTGACTTGGAGTGTGAATGGACTGGCATTAATTGCAGGAGAAGCCTGCCTGCGCAGCGGCGAACGTTTTGAACAGGAAACGATATCGCATATTACGCGTGAACGGGCACGATTAATTACATCGCTGGAGATGTATGGGTGCAGCGTAACGCCGGGTGAGGCAAATTTTATTCTGGCGCGTGTGCCAGAACCATGGACGGCGGCTTCCATCCAGGAAGCATTGGGGAAGCGAGGCATTTTGATTCGCAGCTGTGCCATGTATCCGGGGCTTGGTGCAGGACATGTACGCTTCGCGGTCAAAGGTGCCCAGGCCAATGACAGACTGCTTGACGTGTTGGGAAGTGTGCTTGAGCGGAGCAAGGATCAGGACGCGTGTCTGGCATCTTCTGATCAGGCAGGTCAGCAGAGCCATAAGCAGCATTCCGAAAAAGGAAAGGGAGGAAAGCGGTCATGA
- a CDS encoding ABC transporter ATP-binding protein, with protein sequence MNAIELRNVSKAYPLFKVDNISMDVKQGYITGLIGPNGAGKSTLIKMITGLIHPDQGTLRTLGSDRVSSDAFVKQRLGIVSDECFYYEHLTIREMARLVAPFYSRWDHALFKSYLEQFELSPKKKIRDLSKGMKIKFSLAAALSHNADLLVMDEPTSGLDPVFRRELLDLLAGIIQDETKSIIFSTHITTDLERISDYIAFVNRGRLIFNETKDDVLERYTIVKGDLELLDADTRRQFVGIRETSIGFEALSDNKAEAQRLFGNEALLHRPALEDLIYFTVKGGSKHA encoded by the coding sequence ATGAATGCTATAGAATTGCGTAATGTTTCAAAAGCCTACCCTTTATTCAAGGTGGATAATATATCGATGGATGTGAAGCAGGGATATATCACAGGACTTATCGGTCCGAACGGGGCTGGAAAGAGCACGTTGATTAAAATGATTACGGGACTCATTCATCCCGATCAGGGAACTTTACGGACCCTGGGGAGTGATAGAGTCAGCAGTGATGCGTTTGTCAAACAGCGGCTCGGTATTGTGTCCGATGAATGCTTCTATTATGAGCATCTGACGATTCGGGAGATGGCACGTCTGGTTGCTCCATTTTACAGCCGCTGGGATCATGCCTTGTTCAAGAGTTATTTGGAGCAGTTCGAATTGTCCCCGAAAAAGAAAATTAGGGATTTATCCAAAGGAATGAAGATCAAATTTTCGCTTGCGGCAGCTTTGTCACATAATGCTGATCTGCTTGTCATGGATGAACCGACATCCGGGCTTGATCCGGTTTTTCGGAGGGAGCTGCTTGATCTGCTGGCTGGCATCATTCAGGACGAGACCAAATCAATCATTTTCTCGACACACATTACGACAGATCTAGAGCGTATCTCGGACTATATCGCGTTTGTCAACCGGGGCAGGCTCATTTTCAATGAAACCAAAGACGATGTGCTGGAACGCTACACTATTGTCAAAGGAGATCTGGAGCTGCTGGATGCCGATACCCGGCGTCAATTCGTTGGCATTCGTGAAACATCGATTGGCTTTGAGGCATTGTCGGATAACAAAGCAGAAGCACAGCGCTTGTTTGGTAACGAGGCTCTTTTGCATAGACCCGCTTTGGAAGACCTCATTTATTTTACAGTAAAAGGGGGAAGTAAGCATGCTTAA
- the clpP gene encoding ATP-dependent Clp endopeptidase proteolytic subunit ClpP gives MNVVPYVVEQTARGERSYDIYSRLLKDRIIMVSGEIEDQMANAIVAQLLFLSAEDPDKDIQMYINSPGGSVTAGFSIYDTMQFVRPDVSTICTGMAASFGTILLVGGTKGKRMALPNSEIMIHQPHGGTRGQASDMLIHANRIIQHRQRLNQLLADHTGQPLERIEKDSDRDYFLTAAEAVEYGLVDKVITGA, from the coding sequence ATGAACGTAGTACCTTATGTGGTAGAACAGACCGCTCGTGGTGAGCGGAGTTATGATATTTATTCACGCTTGCTGAAAGACCGGATCATTATGGTGTCGGGCGAGATTGAGGATCAGATGGCCAATGCGATCGTAGCCCAATTGTTGTTTTTGAGCGCAGAGGACCCGGATAAGGATATTCAAATGTACATTAATAGTCCCGGGGGATCCGTAACGGCGGGGTTCTCGATCTATGATACGATGCAGTTTGTGCGGCCGGATGTTTCGACGATCTGTACAGGCATGGCGGCAAGTTTCGGCACCATACTGCTGGTAGGAGGTACCAAGGGGAAACGAATGGCACTGCCAAACAGTGAAATTATGATTCATCAGCCGCATGGCGGCACACGTGGTCAGGCATCAGACATGCTCATTCATGCCAATCGCATTATACAGCACCGTCAGCGCTTGAATCAGCTGCTTGCAGACCACACAGGTCAGCCGCTTGAGCGAATTGAAAAAGACTCCGACCGGGATTACTTCCTCACTGCGGCTGAAGCAGTAGAATATGGTCTGGTGGATAAGGTTATTACAGGTGCGTGA
- a CDS encoding PLP-dependent aminotransferase family protein — MMTDNSMKRYEQVIHYLIVRIEAGEWAEEEKLPSVRSLSELLGVHRLTVFKAYQELKQRGIVYVKDKSGYYVSPAKPIADADQADDPSVSAWLHWDTLDRVQSLEAEYQFSKSLIDPSLLPNRYWGELMRDLLDQYPRLLGTYSTIQGDLELRSSLADHLTTKERFYLSADEVLITSGAQQAIDVIARALVKPGDRVLIERPTYGPAMEIFRKQGAKLVFTDIHPEGYDLEQIEHLMKTEKPRLFYMTPTFQNPTGLSISVEQRKLLPEMAEQYGCYLVEDDSTYDIYFKEKPPAPIFTYDTSGHTLYIRSYSKYVVPGLRIAAIMCRPHLMAGLQAIKALTDNGSPLLNQKLFLRYFQSERMQQHLSKLRTAIQLRMEVMEQCLLETNWTWTRPEGGLNIWAELPEGIDTGRLLHQSMEKSVAFVPGTVFDPSHDSGSRKIRLSFSYAREQQIREGMHRLITIAEKK, encoded by the coding sequence ATGATGACAGATAACAGCATGAAACGGTACGAGCAGGTCATCCATTATCTCATTGTGCGGATCGAGGCAGGTGAATGGGCTGAAGAGGAAAAACTGCCTTCGGTGCGAAGCCTGTCCGAACTGCTCGGCGTACATCGGCTTACAGTATTCAAAGCGTATCAAGAGTTAAAGCAGCGCGGCATTGTTTATGTCAAAGATAAATCCGGTTATTATGTCAGTCCTGCCAAACCAATAGCGGATGCAGATCAGGCCGATGACCCGTCCGTATCTGCCTGGCTTCATTGGGATACGCTGGATCGCGTCCAATCGCTGGAAGCTGAGTATCAGTTCTCCAAATCCTTGATCGACCCTTCCCTGCTGCCCAACCGATATTGGGGGGAGCTGATGCGTGACTTGCTGGATCAGTATCCTCGCCTGCTGGGCACCTATTCGACGATCCAAGGTGATCTGGAGCTGCGCAGCAGTCTCGCAGATCACCTGACGACGAAGGAACGTTTCTATCTCTCGGCTGATGAGGTGCTGATTACTTCCGGTGCGCAGCAGGCGATTGATGTCATCGCTCGTGCACTGGTCAAGCCTGGGGATCGGGTGTTGATTGAGCGGCCGACTTATGGCCCTGCCATGGAAATTTTTCGTAAACAAGGGGCAAAGCTTGTCTTTACCGATATCCACCCGGAGGGTTACGATCTGGAGCAGATTGAGCATCTGATGAAAACGGAGAAACCTCGCCTCTTTTATATGACACCGACGTTTCAAAATCCAACGGGACTCAGCATTTCTGTGGAGCAGCGCAAACTGCTGCCGGAAATGGCTGAACAATATGGCTGTTATCTGGTGGAGGATGACAGCACCTATGATATTTATTTTAAAGAGAAACCTCCCGCACCCATTTTCACTTACGATACTTCCGGGCATACGTTGTACATCCGCAGCTACAGCAAATACGTAGTTCCCGGGTTGCGAATCGCAGCCATTATGTGCCGTCCACACCTCATGGCAGGGCTGCAGGCGATCAAGGCTTTGACCGACAACGGATCACCGCTGCTGAATCAGAAGCTGTTTCTTCGTTACTTTCAATCGGAACGCATGCAGCAGCATCTGTCCAAATTACGAACTGCGATTCAGCTTCGAATGGAAGTGATGGAGCAGTGTCTGCTGGAAACGAACTGGACTTGGACACGTCCCGAAGGTGGTTTGAACATCTGGGCCGAGCTGCCAGAAGGGATTGATACAGGCAGACTGCTGCACCAAAGCATGGAGAAGTCCGTTGCTTTCGTGCCAGGAACCGTATTTGATCCTTCCCACGATTCGGGGAGCCGCAAAATCCGTCTCTCCTTCTCCTATGCGCGGGAACAGCAGATTCGGGAAGGCATGCACAGATTAATCACAATAGCGGAGAAAAAGTAA
- a CDS encoding Cof-type HAD-IIB family hydrolase, with product MTYKLIAIDIDDTLINDNKEVTPATQTALEQAVAHGVVVTLATGRAYASAQALARQTKLNVPIITYQGALVKNLLDEKVLYERYVPQEASRKLFDYCLEKNLHLQTYIDDKLYAREENQKLLDYAKLNGTQYYIESDFIKVIEQPTPKLLIIDEPDYLDQVAVELRELLGPEVHITKSKPYFLEIMHKEGTKGHALTFLAEHFGHELSECIAIGDSWNDHEMLEVAGLGVAMGNAIPALKDLADYITASNNEDGVKEVIEKFVLNAE from the coding sequence ATGACTTACAAACTCATTGCCATCGACATCGATGACACTCTGATTAACGACAACAAGGAAGTTACACCGGCTACACAAACAGCTCTGGAACAAGCGGTAGCCCATGGAGTTGTTGTTACCCTTGCTACAGGACGCGCTTATGCCTCCGCGCAGGCACTTGCACGTCAAACCAAGCTGAACGTACCGATCATTACGTATCAGGGCGCTTTGGTGAAAAACCTGCTTGATGAAAAAGTGCTTTATGAGCGCTATGTACCGCAGGAGGCTTCCCGCAAACTGTTTGACTACTGTCTGGAGAAAAATCTGCACCTGCAAACGTACATCGACGACAAGCTGTATGCTCGTGAAGAAAACCAGAAACTGCTTGACTATGCCAAGCTGAACGGCACGCAATATTACATCGAGTCTGACTTCATCAAAGTCATCGAACAACCAACACCTAAACTGCTGATCATCGACGAGCCGGACTATCTGGATCAAGTGGCTGTAGAGCTTCGTGAGCTGCTTGGACCAGAAGTGCACATTACCAAATCCAAGCCGTACTTCCTCGAAATTATGCATAAGGAAGGTACGAAAGGCCACGCCCTGACGTTCCTGGCTGAGCATTTCGGTCACGAGCTTAGCGAGTGCATTGCCATCGGTGACTCCTGGAACGATCATGAGATGCTGGAAGTGGCGGGTCTTGGTGTAGCGATGGGTAACGCCATCCCTGCGCTGAAAGATCTGGCAGACTACATTACGGCGAGCAACAACGAAGACGGCGTCAAAGAGGTTATCGAGAAATTTGTACTGAACGCAGAGTAA